TTCCTTGATGAGTTCCAGGTTGGGTGTCGAAATCTGCTCGTAGGTGACGTAGGCGGCCGGGTTGACGGACTTGATGATCCGCATGACCTCCTGAGCCCGCTTCCTCGGGATGACGGTGAAGGTTATTCGAACTGCACCGTCCATCCCCTCCGCGTTGACGACCGTTGCTCCAAAGCCGGCCTCCCGGAGAGCGTGAGCCGCCGGCGGGCTCTCGACGGGAGCAACGATCTGGAGGAGGCTGTCACCGAGGGCCAGCCAGCGTTCGACGGTCCCACCGAGCATCGTTCCGGCCGCGAACCCTCCGGCAAAAGCGACGATCTTCAGCGGTGAGTCGAGGTTGCTGAGGACCTGGCCCGCGGCCAGAACCCACACCAGCGACTCGAAGAATCCGAGCGTGCCGGCGAGGAGCCGCCGCCCGCGGACCAGCATGACGATGCGCAGCGTGCCGAGAGTCTGGTCGGTCACGCGCATCAAGAAGATCAAGAGTGCGGAGAGGAAGAGAGCCATAGGTCGCAGAGTGTAGGTGTGCTGAGGGCTTCTCCGTTCCTCCGGCGGGCGGCCCCTCTTGCGCTAGCCCTCGTTGCGGCCGTCCGGGGCCCGCCGGAACAACGCCATCCCGGCCAGCGTGATCCCCAGCACGATCGCCGAGGTGTACCACCAGACGGGTCCGGAACCGAGTGACGGGCGCATCGGCTCGGTGATCAGCCGGATCAGTCCTGCCGCGGCCAGGGCCAGCCCGGCCGGCAACCCGCCACGGCCAATCCGGCGGATCACGAGGAGCAACCCGCCGGCGGCCAGCAGGACCAGCAGTGCTGCGTAGAGCTCCGTCGGATGCCGGGTGAGATCCGATCCGGGCTGGGCAACCGCCCACGGCAGGTCGCTGCGGGTGCCGAGGCAGGTACCCCTGAAAACGCATCCGCCGTGCCAACCTGCAAGGCCGGCGAGTATCGCAGGCGACATCAGATCGAGTGTGGCGGGGAGCGAGCGGCGGGTTGCCCAGGCGAGGAACCCCAAAGCGCCGAGCGACGCGAAGCCCGTGTCGACTCCTCCCCTGATCAGGATGATGTCCGCCGGGTGAGTCACAGGGTTGGTGCCGGTCAGGAGCATCGCGGCGATGCGTCCGGCCACCAACCCGAACACCGTTGCCCCCAGAACGGTGTCGAATGACCGTTCGTCCGGACCGAGGCCGAGGCGCCGTTCGAACCAGAGCATCAGCCAGATTGCGCCTACCGCCAGAAGGGCCGCCCAGAGCAGAGTGAACTCCATCAAGCGCTCCTGGAGGATGGTTCTAGTACCTGCAACGTCGGACTCTCATCGGTTCAGGATCTCGTCTATCTGGAGCGACAGGGTGCGCTCGTCGATCACACCATTGTGCCGGTGGATCAGTTCGCCGCTGGCGGTGAAGAAGTAGGTGATCGGCACTCCGACTCCCCCCAGGGCGGAACGCACGGCACCGGAACGATCGAAGTAGTTGTCGAACTCCAGTCCGTATTCGGCGATGAACGCCCGCGCCGCATTCTGAGTGTCCTCGATGTCGATCCCGATGAAAGTCACCTCGTCGCCGAAGGCCTCGTGAGCGGCAGACAGCAACGGGGCCTCAGACCTGCACGGGATGCACCATGAGGCCCATACATTGAGCACGAGGGGATCGCCGGAGCTCAGCAGATCACTGAGGATGGCGTCGTCGATCGCAGGCAACTCCGGCACGTCTGCCGGTGCGGCAGTTCCGCAGGCGGCCAGCACCAGAGCGAGACCGAGGCCCGCCAGCATTCGGCGAATCACGGGTTCGCCCGAGGAACCCGAACGGTGAAGGTCGAACCCCGGCCGGGTCCGGCCGAATCCACCGACAGTTCACCGCCATGCGATCGGATGATGGTCCTGGAGATAGTCAGGCCGATTCCCGAACCGGTGAAGGCGACTCCCCGGCCTTCGACCCGGTGGAATCGTTCGAATATCTGCTCGAGCTCATTAGCGGGTATCCCTTCGCCTGTGTCGTGAACCGAAACCGCACACGTAGAGGCGTCGGCGGTGGCATTCAACCAGACTCTGCCCCCTGCCGGAGTGTGAATCAGCGCATTGCCGACCAGGTTGGTGAAGGCCTGTGCAAGGCGGTCGGGGTCTCCGCGCACCGGCAGGTCCGGCATCGGTCCGAGAGATAGCACGACGTCCTGGTCGTGGAACTGCGGCCGCAGCCTCTCCGCGGCGCGGCAGGCTACCCGACCCAGATCGACGGTGTGCAGGTCGAGGATCAGCGCGCCCTCTTCTGCACGGGACAGCAGCGCCAGATCTGCGGTGAGCCTCTTCAGCCGGGTGGCTTCGTCTGCAACCTCCGTGAAGACCTCCGGTGTGGGTTCGAATACCCCGTCGATCAAACCCTCCATGTAACCCTGGATGGTCGTCAACGGCGTCCGCAGTTCATGGGCGAGATCCGACATCAGCCTGCTTCTCTGCTGTTCGGTCCGTTCGAGCGTCTCACCCAGTGCGTTGACGTCGGCTGCCAGTTCGGCGAGTTCGATCTCATTCGGGATCGGGACGCGCTCCCCGTAGCGACCTTCGGCCAGCCGTCGTGTCGCCAGCTGCACGTTTCGCAAGGGCTTCAGGACCCTTCGCGAAGTGACTGCGGCGAGGATGGTCGCCAGTACGAAGCTGACAACAAACGCCACCCAGAGACCTGCATCGAGGGCCTTGTCCAGTGCGGCTTCGAGGTCAACCACGACGGTGGTGGTATCACTGCTGCCTGCCGGACCCCGGGGGCCCTGCTGGGCTGCCTCGATGGGGTTCGTCAAAGCCGCTCCCGATCCGGGAGTCCGAGCGCTCCCGACGGATCCGCCTGTCGTGCCGGACTCGCCCGTTCCACCCGTGGTGCCCGGTCCGCTGGTGGTGCCCGGTCCACCCGTGGTGCCCGGTCCACCCGTGGTGCCCGGTCCGCCGGTGGTGCCCGGTCCGCTGGTGGTGCCCGGTCCGCCGGGAGCCGACCCGGGAGTGGTCGTCGACGCGGAGTCGCCGTCGCCCGGTGTCGATGAGCCGACCGTCGATGAAGGTGGCATGGTTGGTGTATCGGGATCATCTACCGATCCGGGCTGCTCGGCAACGGAGTTGGGGACGGTTTCTCGACTCAATCCGTGTTGCTGCCCGATCCTCTCCACCTCAGCCTCGAACTCGGAAGGAACGAGCACCTGGAGGGCAACTGCCATCACGGCCAAGGTCACCACCGTCACCGCGAGATAGGACAGAAGCAGCCGGACCTCGAGACGGCGCAGGAGCTTCATGGCTCGAGGAGGAACTTGTAGCCCACACCGCGCGCCGTCCCGACGATGGCAGGTTGAGAAGCATCATCGGCGAGCGCCCTACGCAGATTCCGGATGTGAACGTCCACCACCCGTTCATCGCCGAAGAAATCCCAGCCCCAGACTCGTTCGAGGAGCTGCCGCCGGCTGAAGACACGCCCGGGTTCAGAAGCCAGGGCGGCCAGGAGATCGAACTCCAGAGCCGTGAGATCGACGATCCTGCCGCCCTTCGTGACCTCGCGGCGGTCCTGGTCGATACGCAGGTCGCCGAAGTCCATCCGGGTCGCGTCGGGCTTGCCACCGCCCCGATCGCGGCGCAGAACCGCCTTCACCCTGGCGAGCAGCTCGCGGGGGCTGAACGGCTTGGTCAGGTAATCATCAGCGCCGACGGAGAGTCCGATCAGCTTGTCGACTTCTTCGGCCCTTGCGGTGAGCATCACCACGTACACATCGGAGAAGGTCCGGATCTCGCGGAGCGCCTCGATGCCGTCGAGGCCCGGAAGCATGATGTCGAGGACGACGAGATCGGGTTGATGAACACGCACACTCTCGATTGCTTCCCGGCCGGTGGCGGCTTCGAGGACGGAGAAGCCATCCTTCTCGAGATAAGCGCGTACCAGTTGCCGGATCTTTCGCTCGTCATCAACGACCAGAATCGTTCGATCACTCACATGTTCATCCTACGCAGCCGTCCCGCGCTCTTTGCTCGGGCACGGTGAATGGGAGGCGTGGGGTTCCGGCGAAGGAGGCTTCGACTCGGCTAGGTTCAGGCCATGGCACGCAGGCCGCATACAATCGCGATGGTTCTGGCAGGGGGAGAGGGCAACCGCCTGTTCCCGCTCACCAGATCGAGGGCCAAACCGGCCGTCCCGTTCGGCGGCCACTACCGGTTGGTCGACTTCGTGCTCTCGAATCTGGTCAACGCCAACTACCGGCGCATTGCGGTGCTCACCCAGTACAAGAGCCACAGTCTCGACGTGCATCTCTCGCAGACATGGAGATTGTCGCCCATTCTCGGCAGCTACGTCACGCCGGTACCGGCGCAGATGCGGCGCGGCCCGCACTGGTACGAGGGCAGTGCCGACGCGATCGCCCAGAACCTGAACATTCTCAGCGATGAGAACCCCGACTACGTGATTGTGTTTGGTGCCGATCACATCTATCGCATGGATCCGGCGCAGATGGTTCGGCAGCACATCGACTCCGGGACAGGGGTCACGGTGGCTGCCATCCCTATTCCGATCGAAGGAGCCTCCCAGTTCGGGATCATCGACGCAGCTCCCGACGGCACTATCAGACACTTCCTCGAGAAACCGGCCGATCCCCCTTCCATGCCGGGCAGGCCCGACATGGCCTACGCCTCGATGGGCAACTACGTGTTCGACGCAGCCGTTCTCCGTGAGATCGTCCTGGCCGACGCCGAGGACGAGGATTCGCGACACGACATCGGCGGCAATCTGATGCCGATGATGACCGAGATGGGTCGGGCCCGTGTCTACGACTTCCACGACAACGAGGTACCGGGCCAGGAAGAGCCGGAACGCGGCTACTGGCGCGACGTCGGAACACTCGATGCGTATTACGAGGCCTCCATGGACCTGATTGCCACTTCTCCGATATTCAATCTCTACAACGAGGAATGGCCGATCTTCACCTGGCATTTCCCGTGGCCGCCCGCCAAGTTCGTGCACGATGAAGACCAGCGGCGCGGCACGGCGATCAACTCGATCGTGTCCAACGGGGCGATCATTTCCGGGGGTTCGGTCCGCGGGTCGATCATCTCACCCGAGGTGAGGGTCAACTCCTACGCCTCGGTCGAAGACTCGGTCTTGATGGACGGGACGGTCATAGGGCGCGGCGCAGTCGTCCGGCGGGCGATCATCGACAAAGATGTGACCGTTCCAGACGGTTTCCAAATCGGCGTGGACCTGGAGGCGGACCGGGAACGTTTCACGGTCTCCGAGAACGGAATCGTGGTCGTGGGCAAGAACCATCTGATCGAGTAGATCACCCGGGCCGCTGGCCTGCTGGCGCCACGGCCAATTGCCAATTGCCCTCTTGCATGTCGTAGCCTTGCTCCGATGTCTTCACCACCGGTCACCGACCCGCCTTCGCTCGACGTTGCCCTGCTGGGCCGCGGTCGCGATCTGATCGCCAGGCAGCTTCGAAGGGCTCCGAAGCAGTTCGCTCTGGGTGGTGCCGGGACCGTCCTCTTCGCGGTGATGACGATCGTTTCGTCCTATGTGATCGGCTGGATCACCGACGACATCCTGCTGCCCGCCATCGACGCCGGAGAGGTCGGGGCCGCCACGCTGGCCGGCGGTGCGGCGGCGGTGATCGGGGTCGCGCTGGCCAGGGCCCTCGGGATAACTCTGCGCCGCTACGGAGCGTACGCCGCGCAGTACCGGTTGCAGGCGCGCGACCGCACCGAGGTGACCGACCGCTACCTCCAGCTTCCGATCGAATGGCATCGCCGCCACCCGACCGGGCAGTTGCTCGCCAACGTCAACGAGGACGTCGAAGCGGCCTCCTTCATAGCTGCGCCGTTGCCGATGGCGTTCGGGGTCATAGTGATGCTCGTGATCACCGCAACCCTGCTCGTGCTGACCGACCCGTTTCTGGCGATCGTCGGCTTCGCGGTCGGACCGGCCATCCTGATCGTCAACTTCTTCTATCAGAGGCGAATGAGGGCGGTCGCTGCCAGAGCCCAGCGGCTCCGGGCCGAAGTAGCCGAGATTGCTCACGAGTCGTTCGACGCCGCTCTGGTGGTCAAGACGCTCGGTCGGGAGGATCAGGAGGTCGGCAGGTTCGGCGAACGGTCCGATGCTCTACGTGATCGGATGGTCGAGGTCGGTTCGTTGCGGGCGATATTCGATCCGCTCATGGAGGCGCTGCCGAGCATCGGCATTCTGGCGGTGCTGGCGGTGGGGGCGTGGCGGGTCGAGCAAGGAGCCGTAACGGCCGGGACGATGGTGACCTTCGCCTACCTCTTCCGTCTGGTCGCCCTTCCGATGCGCGTGTTCGGGTGGCTGCTCGGGGAAATGCCGCGCTCGGTCGTGGGCATGGACCGGATAGACGGAGTGCTCCAGGAACAGGGCACCGTGGTGTACGGAGTGCAGGAGAGCGGTCGCGGCGGCGGTGCGGCGGCGAGTGTCGATTCCGTCGGGTTTCAGTACCCCGAGACCCGCACCGACGATCTCTCCGGGTTCGGTGATACGGGTGCTTCCACGTACACGGACGACCGGCGCGGTGTGGAATCGGTGACGCTCAGCGTTGCGCCGGGTCGAACGGTGGCACTGGTCGGCCCAACGGGATCCGGCAAATCGACTCTTGCCCATCTGATGGTGCGGCTGTTCGATCCGGACCGTGGAGAGATCTGTCTCGACGGTCACGGTCTCGCCGACCTTCAGCGAACGGAACTCTCGGATGCGGTCAGTCTGGTCTTCCAGGAAGTGTTCCTGTTCGACGACACCGTCTACAACAACATCTCGCTCGGCGGCGACTACAGCTACGAACAGGTGCTGGCCGCCGCCGAGCTCGCCCACGCCGATGGGTTCATCTCCGACCTGCCCGAAGGGTTCGACACTCTGGTCGGCGAGCGGGGCGCCTCGCTTTCGGGCGGGCAGCGTCAACGGATCGCCCTGGCCAGGGCGCTGATCCGGCACCCGCGCCTGCTGGTGCTGGACGACGCCACATCCGCCGTCGACCCCTCAATCGAACAGGACATACTCTCCGGTCTGGCGGAACTCGACACGACGGTGGTGATCGTCGCCTACCGGCGTTCCTCGATAGTCCTCGCCGACGAGGTCATCTACATCGAGGACGGCAGGGTCATCGGTCGCGGACCTCATGACGAGCTGTACCGGAGTCTGGCGCCCTACCGGGGACTCATCGACGCCTACGAACAAGAGGAATCCCGATGACCATCGCCGCCCAGCAAGCCGAACGGCGCGGTGCGACGGCAACGATACGGCGAGGGCTGAGCCTGTCGCCGGAGTTGCGTCGCGGGCTGCCGGGGACGCTGCTGCTCGCCCTGATCGCGACGGCCGGGCGGGTCATCGTCCCGGTGGCGGTACAGCAGATCATCGATGGCGGCTTCGCCGCCGGCGGCGTCGACATGGGGTTCGTAGCGCAGATGACCGGATGGGCGTTCCTGGCGGTCGTCGTTACGGCAGGTTCCACCGGGGGCATGCACCTGCGTCTGGCCCGCGTTTCGGAGACGGCGTTGTCGCGTCTGCGGGTGCGGGCATTCCGTCATATCCACGATCTGTCGATGCTTCATCAGGCGTCCGAGCAGCGTGGTGTTCTGGTGGCCCGCGTCACCTCCGACGTCGATCAGATCAGCAGGTTCATGCAGTGGGGCGGACTGATGTTGATCATCAACGGCGGCCAGGCGCTCCTGTCCCTGGTCGTCATGTTCGTCTACTCGCCGCGGCTGGCTCTGGTCGTGGTGCTGCTGGTGCCGTTGATCGTGTTGACGATCAAGTGGTTCCAATCGCGTTTGGAAGTTGCCTATCTGACCGTGCGGGAACGGGTGGGCCGGATGCTGGCCGTTCTGGCCGAGGTGGTGGTGGGCGCTCCGGTGATCCGTGCATACGGAATCGAAGATCGAATCCGGAACCGTCTCGGCGACGCCATCGAGAACCACCGCAGGTCGGGAGTACGGGCCGGGGCGCTGTCGTCGTCCTTCTCCGGGGCGGGTGAGTTGCTCTCGGCGGTGATCGTTGCCGCCGTGCTGGTGGTGGGCACGATCCTGGCGGTCGGTGGCTCGATCTCGGTGGGAACGGTCGTGGCGTTCCTGTTCCTGGTGCAGTTGTTCGTGCAACCGGTGCAGATGCTCGGTGAGGCGGTGAACGAGGCGCAGACGGCGGTCGCAGGCTGGCGGCGAGTGCTCGACGTGCTGGACATAGCGCCCGATGTCGCCGACCCGGGCTCGGGCGGAGTGGACCTGCCACACGAACCGCTCGGTGTCGCGTTCGACGGAGTTTCGTTCCGCTATCCGCGCCCCGGCGAGGTGGCCCGGGAGGCCAGCGGAACGGCGGCGTTGCTGGAGGTGTCGCTGGAGATCGAACCCCGCAGCCGGGTGGCAGTGGTCGGTGAGACCGGATCCGGTAAGACGACTTTCGCCAAGCTCCTGACCCGGTTGATGGACCCCACCTCGGGAAGGGTGCTGATGGGTGGGGCCGACCTCCGGACCGTCCGGTTCGAGTCGCTGCGCGACCGGGTAGTCATGGTCCCGCAGGAGGGCATGTTGTTCAGCGGCACGATCGCCGACAACGTACGGATGGGCCGGCCGGAAGCGTCGGACGACGAGTTGACCTCAGCGTTCGACCGGCTCGGGTTGCGCGACTGGCTGGGGGAGCTGACCGCCGGGCTGGCGACCCAGGTGGGGGAGCGTGGCAATGCTCTCTCGGTGGGGGAGCGGCAGCTGGTCACGTTGGTGCGGGCGGCCATCGCCGACCCTGATCTGCTGGTGCTCGACGAGGCAACGTCGGCGGTCGATCCGGCGACCGAAGTGCGTATCAGCCGGGCCTTGACCGGCCTGACCACCGGGCGCACGGTTGTGACGATCGCCCACCGCATGTCGACCGCCGAGTCCGCCGACCGTGTCATCGTGTTCGATCGGGGCCGGATCGTCCAGGACGGTTCCCACTCGCAACTGGTCGCGGAAGGCGGTATCTACGGCCGCCTCTACGAGAGCTGGCAGCGCGGAACGAGCGTCTAGCGGTTCCGCTCTGATTCTCAGCAATACTGTTGTTCCCCACGCGCACCAGCATTGCCGAGAAAACCTCTCTCCGATTCTCAGCAATACTGATGTTCCCCACGCGCACCAGCATTGCTGAGAAAAGTCAGATCGTGGCCTTCGCTACCTCTACCAACGTGTCCGAGTAGGCGACTCCGCCGCCCCAGTCGGTCGGCGTGTCGCTGGTCAGCGAGTTGGCGGTGGCGGGCTGACCGTGGTCGGCTCCTTGCCATCCGAACGGGACGGCCACGACTCCGGGCCGCAGGCGGTCGCTTATCCGGGCGGTCAGCGTGAGCCGGGCCCGGTCGTTCCACACGTGCGCCTCGTCGCCGTCCGACAACCCCCGCCGGGCGGCATCGACGGGATCCATCTCAACGAACGGGCCGCCCTCACGTGGACCGTGTTTGGGCAGGTGGCTGTAGGAGCTGTTCAGGAATCTCGTGTGGTGCTTGGGTGTGAGCAGGGCCAGCGGATAGCGGTCGGCGAGCTCGGAGGCCCCGCCCGGGCTCTCCCCCGGGGTGCGGTAGGTCGGGAGCGGGTCGAGGCCTTGTCGCTCCAGGTCTGCTGAGAAGAGCTCGGCCTTGCCGCTGGCGGTCTTGAACCCCCCCTCCGCATAGGGGAGGAGTTTCTCGGGCGCGTCGACCCGCACGAATCCGTCCTGTTGCAGCCGGTCCAGGTCGATGCCCGTTATCGCCGACTCGATCAGGCTGCGGTCGGATTCGGTGAACCCGTCTCCCTCGAACCCCATGGCGGCCGCCAGGCGCCGCCACAGCTCCGTGTTGGGCACTGCTTCACCGAGCGGGGCGATCGCAGGTTCGTTCCAGCCCATGTAGAGGTGTCCCCAGGCGGTGACGACGTCGAGTTGCTCGAGCTGAGTCGTCGCCGGGAAGATCACATCGGCATAGCGGGCCGTGTCGGTCATGAACTGTTCGCTCACCACGGTGAAGAGATCGTCACGTTCGAGGCCCTGCCGGATCAGCGCGGCGTTGGGGACCGTCACGGCCGGGTTCCCGTTCCAGACGAACAGGGCCTGCACCGGCGGGTCCATCGACGGATCGGTGAGGGCGCGGCCGAGGTGGTTCATGTTGATTTCCCGGCGGGCCCGCCCGGTGTCGGCGCCGTCGAAGACGCGGTCGTCGACATTGGCCTCCGACCACGAATGGGTGCTCTTCGACAGGCCGCCGCCGAGATGGCGCCAGGAGCCGGTCAGCACCGGGAGGCAGGCGAGGGCCCGGAAGAACATCGCGCCGTTCTCGTGGTGCTCTGCACCGATGAGGGTGCGGATGTGAGCTGTTCTGGTCTTCCCGTAGGAGCGGGCGAGGTCCTCGATCACGCCTGCGTCGATGCCGCATTCGACCGCGGCCCGCCCGGGCGTCCACTCAGACACGTGGTCCCGGAGCGCCTCGAACCCCGTTGAGTGTCTCTCGATGTAGTCGTGGTCGAGTAGATCATCTCGGATCAGGACGTGCATCATGGCGAGCATCAGCGCGACGTCCGTTCCGGGCCGCGGCTGGATGTGGCGGTCGGATGCTGCGGCCGTGGCGGTCCGGAGCGGGTCGATGGTGACGACCTCGGCGCCCTTCTGCCGTGCTTCTTCGATGAACGGCCAGAGGTGGCGGTTGGTGAGCTTGGTGTTCGTTCCCCACAAGAGGACCAACCCGGAATGGCGAACGTCGAGAGGGTCGGCGGCGTGGGATGTCCCGTAGGTGGCGGAAGTTCCGGCGCTGGCGGTTCCGCCGCACAGCGAACCGCTCTGCCGGGAAGAGCCGAGCCGGGCGAAGAATCGACGGTCGAGGGAGCTCATCTGGATCAGGCCCTGGGTGCCGGCGTCCCACCAAGGGAGGATCGCTTCCCCGCCCCAGCGGTCGACGACGGTCTGCAACCGTCCGGCGACGATGCTCAACGCCTCGGCCCAGGACGCCCTCCGGTATCGACCGTCACCCTTGGAGCCGGTCCTGACCAGCGGATACAGGAGACGGTCCGGGCTGTAGACCCGGTCGATGAAGTGGTTGACCTTCGGGCACAGCTCGCCCTTCGAGTAAGGATGATCGGGATTGCCGCGCAGCTGCACGGCCACACCGTCCTCGACCGTTGCGATCCACCCGCAGGTGTCCGGGCAGTCGTGATGGCAGGTTCCGAGGACGGTCCTTGTGGTCATGGCAGGATTGTAAGGCTTCGGTGCTACTGAGAGCGTTCCTCGCATACGTGGAGCGCCGGCAAGCCGGATCTATCGGCTGATAGTCCTCTTTCGGATGACTCTCAGAGATCGTCGTGGGGGTTTGTGCCCCCTCCGCCTTCGCCTGCCGGCGAAGCCACCTCCCCCGTCTGGCGACGGGAGAGGAACGCGGTTGGGTCTGCAGGTCCTACCTCGCCCGTTCCTCTAACACTTCCGTCACCTCTCGCAGCGAGATCCCGCGCTCGGCCAGGAGGACCAGAAGGTGATAGAGCAGATCGCCTGCCTCTTCGGCGACTCGCCGATCGTCCGCCGCTCCGTTGGTGTGATCCTTGGCGGCCATCAGCACCTCGCCGGCTTCCTCGAGCACCTTGCGTCCGACGAGATCGATCCCACCATCGATCAACGTCACGGTGTAGGAACCTTCCGGGCGCTCGGCCCTGCGCTTCAGGATGGTTTGCCAGAGCGGTGAGAGATCAAAGCGAGGTTCGCCCCCTCCGCCCTCGCCTGACGGCGAGGCCACCTCCCCCGTCCGGTGCCGGGGGAGGAATGCTTCTTCTTCCCCTCCCGCCGAAGGCCGGGGGAGGGGTGCCACCTGGCGGCCGTCGAAACAGCTCACCGTGCCGGTGTGACAGGTGGGCCCGTCCGGCATCGCCCGGATCAACAGTGCATCGCCGTCGCAGTCTTCAGCCATGTCGACGAATCGAAGGGTGTTGCCGCTGGTCTCGCCCTTCTTCCACAGTTCCTGCCGCGCGCGGCTCCAGAAGTGAACGAAGCCGGTCTCCCTGGTGAGATCGATGGCCTCCTGGTTCAGGTACCCGAGCATCAGCACCCGCCCGGTGTCCGCATCCTGCACGATGCCTGCAATCAGGTCGGTCATCGCGCCCCCTTTCTCCCCCCGCCGTCAGGCGGGGGGAGTGGGTCCGAGCGCAGCGAGGAGTCGAGGGGGGCAGCTTTGCCAGATGGTCTCACGACGCGACCCTCCTCACCGGCACGCCGGCTTCTTCGAGTCCTGCCTTCACCGCGTCTATCCCGATTTCTCTCCGGTGGAAGATCGAGGCGGCCAGCACGGCATCGGCCCGTCCGTCGGTGATTGCGGCGACGCAGTGTGCGATGGACCCGGCACCGCCGGAAGCAATGATCGGAACGTCGACGGCTTCGCCTGCGGCACGCAGCAACTCGAGGTCGAAGCCGTCTTTCGTCCCGTCACGGTCCATAGAGGTGAGCAGTATCTCGCCGGCTCCGAGGCGGACACCCTCCCGCACCCAGTCGATCGCATCGAGTCCCGTCGGGGTTCGCCCTCCGTGGGTGTAGACCTCCCAGGAATCGCCCGTCCGCTTGGCGTCGACGGCCAGCACGACACATTGGCGGCCGAACTGGGCCGCACATTCGGCGATCAGCGCAGGACGTTCCACAGCTGCGGTATTGACCGAGACCTTGTCGGCACCGGCTCTCAGCACGGCCCGCATGTCGTCGACCGAACGGACGCCGCCGCCGACGGTGAGAGGGACGAACACCTCCGAGGCGGTCCGGTGGACCACGTCGAGAAAGATGGCCCGGTCGTCCGACGAGGCGGTGATGTCGAGGTAGACGATCTCATCGGCGCCCTCGGCGGCATAGCGGGCGGCCAGCTCCACCGGGTCGCCTTCATCGACGAGATCGACGAAGTTCACGCCCTTCACCACCCGTCCGTTGTCGACGTCGAGGCAGGGGATGATCCGGCTACGCAGCATCGGCGGCCTCGCGGCATCCGTTCACGAAGTTGGCGAGCACTCTCATGCCGTCGGGCCCGCTGCGTTCAGGGTGGAACTGCACTCCGACCCGCAGTCCGTCCCTGGCTGCGGCCACGAATGGTTTTCCGTAGGACGCCATGGCCACGGCGACCGCCTCGTCGGCCGGGTAGACGGCATACGAGTGAACGAAGTAGAAGGGGGTGCCGGCGCGGATTCCGGCGAAGAGGGGATCGGGGCGCACGAAGTCCAGGTCGTTCCAGCCGATGTGGGGGAGTTTGGGGGTGTCGAGCAACTGTTCCACCCGGCCGCCCATGAGACCGAGGCAGGCGGTGCCGTCCTCGTCGCTGGATTCGAAGAACAACTGCAGACCCACGCAGATGCCGAGGAGCGGTCGATCCAGTTCCCGGAGGGGAGAGACGAAGCCGGTTTCCTCGAGCCTTCGCATGGCGGCACCCGTCGAGCCGACACCGGGCAGTACCACACCGTCGGCGCCGGCCAGGTCTGCCGGTGTTTCGGCCACGACGACTTCTGCCCCGGTCCGTTGCAGTCCCTGGGCGATGGAGACGAGGTTGCCTGCCCCGTGGTCGATGACGGCGATGCGCGTCACAAGGTTCCCTTGGTCGACGGAATGCCCGTCCTGCGGGGGTCGACGGCCACGGCGGAACGCAGGGCTCTGGCCAGCGCCTTGAAGGCGGCTTCGGCGATGTGGTGGTCGTTGGCGCCGCGGGCACTGAGGTGCAGGGTCAGCCCGGCGGTGCGGGTGAACGCTTCGAGGGCGTGGGCGATGTTCTGTGTGGTCAGGTTGCCGATCCGTTCGGTCGTGAACGGCAGGTTGATGACCGCATAGGGACGGCCGCTCACGTCGAGCACGGCTTCGGCAACGGCTTCGTCCATCGGCACCCGGGCGTCGGCGAAACGGGATATGCCCGAACGATCGCCGAGCGCCAAGGCCAGCGCCTCTCCGAGAACCAGGGCCGTGTCTTCGACC
This portion of the Acidimicrobiia bacterium genome encodes:
- the hisIE gene encoding bifunctional phosphoribosyl-AMP cyclohydrolase/phosphoribosyl-ATP diphosphatase HisIE, yielding MTDLIAGIVQDADTGRVLMLGYLNQEAIDLTRETGFVHFWSRARQELWKKGETSGNTLRFVDMAEDCDGDALLIRAMPDGPTCHTGTVSCFDGRQVAPLPRPSAGGEEEAFLPRHRTGEVASPSGEGGGGEPRFDLSPLWQTILKRRAERPEGSYTVTLIDGGIDLVGRKVLEEAGEVLMAAKDHTNGAADDRRVAEEAGDLLYHLLVLLAERGISLREVTEVLEERAR
- the hisF gene encoding imidazole glycerol phosphate synthase subunit HisF gives rise to the protein MLRSRIIPCLDVDNGRVVKGVNFVDLVDEGDPVELAARYAAEGADEIVYLDITASSDDRAIFLDVVHRTASEVFVPLTVGGGVRSVDDMRAVLRAGADKVSVNTAAVERPALIAECAAQFGRQCVVLAVDAKRTGDSWEVYTHGGRTPTGLDAIDWVREGVRLGAGEILLTSMDRDGTKDGFDLELLRAAGEAVDVPIIASGGAGSIAHCVAAITDGRADAVLAASIFHRREIGIDAVKAGLEEAGVPVRRVAS
- the hisH gene encoding imidazole glycerol phosphate synthase subunit HisH — its product is MTRIAVIDHGAGNLVSIAQGLQRTGAEVVVAETPADLAGADGVVLPGVGSTGAAMRRLEETGFVSPLRELDRPLLGICVGLQLFFESSDEDGTACLGLMGGRVEQLLDTPKLPHIGWNDLDFVRPDPLFAGIRAGTPFYFVHSYAVYPADEAVAVAMASYGKPFVAAARDGLRVGVQFHPERSGPDGMRVLANFVNGCREAADAA
- the hisB gene encoding imidazoleglycerol-phosphate dehydratase HisB; this translates as MTRTAAVERSTRETRVSVALDLDGSGEGEISTGVGFFDHLLTSLSHHSLIDLTVKTEGDLHIDDHHTVEDTALVLGEALALALGDRSGISRFADARVPMDEAVAEAVLDVSGRPYAVINLPFTTERIGNLTTQNIAHALEAFTRTAGLTLHLSARGANDHHIAEAAFKALARALRSAVAVDPRRTGIPSTKGTL